The following proteins are co-located in the Paraburkholderia phytofirmans PsJN genome:
- a CDS encoding YMGG-like glycine zipper-containing protein: MISSPKSIRVALPVAAVALALLGGCAVVPPSAPSIVALPRSGEPLNQFQQDDYTCRDYAYRSTNATGASQAATTNSVNSAALGTLGGAAVGALIGAAAGNAGAGAAIGAGSGLLVGGAAGANGAQYAGGSLQAQYDAAYAQCMTSKGNTISQPQMPVYAPQPVYAPQPVYVAPPPRYYGPPPVMYTPYPYY, encoded by the coding sequence ATGATCTCAAGTCCTAAATCGATACGCGTCGCACTGCCTGTGGCAGCGGTCGCACTGGCGCTCCTCGGCGGTTGCGCGGTGGTGCCCCCGAGCGCGCCTTCCATCGTCGCGCTGCCGCGCAGCGGCGAGCCGCTCAATCAGTTCCAGCAAGACGACTACACCTGCCGCGACTACGCTTATCGCTCGACCAACGCGACCGGCGCCTCGCAGGCCGCGACCACGAACAGCGTCAATAGCGCGGCTCTTGGCACGCTAGGCGGTGCCGCCGTTGGGGCGCTGATTGGCGCGGCGGCGGGCAATGCCGGCGCGGGTGCGGCCATTGGCGCGGGCAGCGGTTTGCTGGTCGGCGGCGCCGCCGGCGCGAACGGCGCGCAGTATGCCGGCGGCAGCCTTCAGGCGCAGTACGATGCGGCGTACGCGCAGTGCATGACGTCGAAGGGCAACACGATTTCGCAGCCGCAGATGCCGGTCTATGCGCCGCAGCCTGTGTACGCGCCGCAACCGGTATATGTTGCTCCGCCGCCGCGTTATTACGGGCCGCCGCCGGTAATGTATACCCCCTATCCGTACTACTGA
- a CDS encoding superoxide dismutase produces the protein MEHTLPPLPFAKNALVPHMSEETLEYHYGKHHQTYVTNLNNLIKGTEFENLSLEEIVKKASGGVFNNAAQVWNHTFFWNSLSPQGGGAPTGALADAINAKWGSFDKFKEEFAKTAVGTFGSGWAWLVKKADGSLDLVSTSNAATPLTTDAKALLTIDVWEHAYYIDYRNARPKFVEAYWNIANWDFASKNFA, from the coding sequence ATGGAACATACGCTCCCGCCGCTGCCGTTCGCGAAAAACGCACTCGTTCCGCACATGTCGGAAGAGACGCTCGAATATCACTACGGCAAGCATCACCAGACCTATGTGACCAACCTGAACAATCTGATCAAGGGCACGGAGTTCGAGAACCTGTCGCTTGAAGAAATCGTCAAGAAGGCATCGGGCGGCGTGTTCAACAACGCGGCTCAAGTGTGGAACCACACGTTCTTCTGGAACAGCCTGTCGCCGCAAGGTGGCGGTGCACCGACCGGCGCGCTCGCCGACGCGATCAACGCCAAGTGGGGTTCGTTCGACAAGTTCAAGGAAGAGTTCGCCAAGACCGCAGTCGGCACGTTCGGCTCGGGCTGGGCATGGCTGGTGAAGAAGGCCGACGGTTCGCTCGACCTGGTGTCGACGAGCAACGCCGCTACCCCGCTGACCACCGACGCGAAAGCACTGCTGACGATCGACGTGTGGGAACACGCTTACTACATCGATTACCGCAATGCGCGTCCGAAGTTCGTCGAAGCGTACTGGAACATCGCCAACTGGGATTTCGCGTCGAAGAACTTCGCGTGA
- the xseA gene encoding exodeoxyribonuclease VII large subunit — MNPESPFFSSAAPGGEVVVPVSALNRAIGTMLERSFPLVWVAGEVSNFTRAASGHWYFSIKDAQAQMRCVMFRGRAQYAEFTPREGDRIEVRALVTMYEPRGELQLNVEAVRRTGQGRLYEAFLRLKAQLEAEGLFAAERKRALPSHPRSIGIVTSLQAAALRDVLTTLSRRAPHIPVIVYPAPVQGVGVSSKLAAMVDAANARREVDVLIVCRGGGSIEDLWAFNEEVLARAIAESAIPVVSGVGHETDFTIADFAADVRAPTPTGAAELVSPQRVLLLRELDQRHATLARGFGRMMERRAQQLDWLARRLVSPAERLARQRTHLQQLSVRLASAGARPARDARARFSLLQMRWQRWRPDLAGHQVKLGNLSQRLDAALLRQHERQTARIDTLAARLEVLSPQRTLERGYAAVLDAQSGRAVRAPSSLKPGRRLTVHLAEGAADIALADVQARLTDGF; from the coding sequence TCGTCTGGGTTGCCGGCGAAGTGTCGAACTTCACGCGCGCCGCGAGCGGTCATTGGTATTTCTCGATCAAGGACGCGCAAGCGCAGATGCGCTGCGTGATGTTCCGCGGACGCGCTCAATACGCCGAATTCACCCCGCGCGAGGGCGACCGCATCGAAGTGCGCGCGCTGGTGACGATGTACGAGCCGCGCGGCGAACTGCAACTGAATGTGGAAGCGGTGCGGCGCACCGGACAAGGGCGGCTCTACGAAGCGTTCCTCCGGTTGAAAGCGCAGCTCGAAGCCGAGGGTCTCTTTGCCGCCGAACGCAAACGCGCGCTGCCGTCGCACCCGCGTTCTATCGGCATCGTCACGTCGTTGCAGGCCGCGGCGTTGCGCGACGTCCTGACCACGCTGTCGCGGCGCGCCCCGCACATTCCGGTGATCGTCTATCCGGCGCCGGTGCAGGGCGTCGGCGTGAGCAGCAAGCTCGCGGCGATGGTCGACGCCGCCAACGCAAGGCGCGAGGTCGACGTGCTGATCGTGTGCCGCGGCGGCGGCTCGATCGAAGACCTGTGGGCGTTCAACGAAGAAGTGCTGGCGCGCGCGATCGCGGAAAGCGCGATTCCCGTGGTGAGCGGCGTGGGCCACGAAACCGATTTCACGATCGCCGATTTCGCCGCGGACGTGCGCGCGCCGACACCGACCGGCGCCGCCGAACTCGTCAGTCCGCAGCGCGTGCTGCTGTTGCGCGAACTGGACCAGCGTCACGCGACGCTCGCGCGCGGTTTCGGCCGCATGATGGAGCGGCGTGCCCAGCAACTCGACTGGCTCGCGCGCCGGCTGGTGTCGCCGGCCGAGCGGCTTGCGCGGCAACGCACGCATTTGCAGCAATTGAGCGTGCGGCTCGCCTCGGCGGGCGCGCGTCCGGCGCGTGACGCGCGAGCGCGGTTTTCGCTGCTGCAGATGCGCTGGCAGCGCTGGCGTCCGGATCTCGCCGGGCATCAGGTGAAACTCGGCAATCTCTCGCAACGCTTGGACGCAGCTTTATTACGTCAGCATGAACGTCAGACCGCGCGCATCGACACGCTTGCCGCACGTCTCGAAGTGCTGAGTCCGCAGCGTACGCTCGAGCGTGGCTATGCAGCGGTGCTTGACGCCCAGAGCGGGCGAGCGGTGCGCGCGCCGTCGTCGTTGAAGCCGGGGCGGCGTCTCACGGTGCATCTCGCGGAGGGCGCCGCGGACATCGCGCTGGCCGATGTGCAAGCACGTCTGACCGACGGTTTCTGA